The genomic segment TCCGTGTCATCTTACGTTCTGAGCCTTCATGCACGTGATCCCCAATTACGGCGGCCGTCTCTTGAGCTGGGGACGCCTCTGGTTCTATCCAATCGGCGGGAACCCACTCATCCATTCGTCTGTTCACTAAACAAAAAGCAAACACCTAAACAAGCCAACTTGTACCATATAGCTTACAGCCGTcataatgtacataatattcTGTATCGTGAGTTTCTGGGTTTTCTCTCTTCTGTATCAGCTTCGCCATGTGCCATGAGCCATCGTCACGATGCACTAACTGCTGGACTCCTAAAAGAGAAGACGACTTATCTTCCATCTTCAGAGACACCGttataatattaatttcaaTGCACGCTTAGTTTTAGAAGTGTTGAAACGGACGAAAACAACATAAAATGGCCGCCGCATCTGATGGGAGAGTGGAGGAGGTTAGAGGAATTCGCCAAAGGTCGGCAAGTGACTCGCAAATATTGATCCAGGCTAATGGTAGACCTAACCAATATCAGCAACAGCAAAGCGTGGACGATATGGCCTCGACTCGAAAGAGACTAACCTTTTTCCAAAGATTACTACGTCCATGGAAGTGgcgaagaaagaagaaaagtaAAAAGTTTGTGGAGACCTCACAAAGTGAGTTAAACAACTGGGTAACTGGCTAGTTCATTGGAGTACACGGACAACTATTAAACTAGTGCATTTTTACTATAACTAGATCTCGAACGTCAGTTGTCAATAAGATCGCGTCGAGAGGACTTGATAAAGCGAGGTGTATTACAGCCATCTGCTAATGGTGAGCGTTTGTTGATTATAGTACAATGTAAAGACCCACCTAGTCCCCACAGTGGCTTCACTGTAATGAGAATTCGCTTAATTGTAATGAGAATTCGCTTAATTGTTAACAAAAACGCACCACAAATTCTCCCTACCCGCTACCATTAGTTGGTATACTAGTCCTACTACTACTGTTAGTTTACACTGTCATTGTCAGTAGCTGCTGTGTGGTGAACGGTTCTAATTTGGTAGCTACTTACATTGGTGCTAGGTGTATTTTAATGCTCACTTTATTAGCTGGTAGCATGATAATAGTTAGCCTGGTGGTTGGGTGAATATATTTGGTGTAGTTGATATCAAGGGTGTAGGTCCTGTGTATTCCATGTTTGTGTAGGATATTTTGCCCATATACTGTGTAATATAAATTACCACATGTCCATGTTTGGTATGTACAATTAAAAGTGAGAATCTCTGAAAATTTGTGTTACAGATGATGTTTTCCCTCGATCCTCCGACGCTATTCAAAATACCAACAATGTGGTTCATAATAACCTCCATGATATTCCTCCTGCAAATAGAGGTCGGTCGGCCACAACTGGAGGTCTTGTTAATTCGCCTCCTACTGCTTCTACTACTGTGGAAAATAGCGGCAGTCCACGGTTGTACAATAATTTTTCTAACCCACAACCATCCCCAAGAACTGTACAAAGTCCCAAGCTGAAAAGTCCACCAATTGTACCTGAGAAACCTCCCAATTCCCCAGCTAAACTGAAGCGGATATCAGGTAATAATACAAACTCTCCGGACAGTCCGAAGGTCATGCCTCACAGTCCGAGCACATCGTCCGGTGGAGCATCTCGAGGAGTACAGTTTGGAGCAGTAGAGACTATTCCTGATGAAGTGAGATCATTTCCTTCAGAACCACCAGCAGTACCCAAAAAGCCAGCACGTAATTCATTGTCACCTGTGACTACTGGTGGAGGTGGTACTCCTACAGCGACAAAGAATGTCACTACATCGACCAGTGACCCTGCTTATTATGTATTCTCACCAGATGATGATGAAAGTAGCTCAGAAGGTGATTATGATGAAGATGAGCCAAACTCTGCAGGTGAAACAGCCACCGTTAAAATAGCAGCATTATCACTATATGACAGCTATAGATGGTGGATTAGCAGCTAAAGTTATTAGAAGGGATAGTGTAGCCATTTTGGCAGAGAGACGGCGCAAAGAACAAATAGCAAGCAAGTTTCTCTTGTATAACTTCAACTACTATTATATGTTGGTTGTGTATAGCATTGTCTAAGGAGACCCGTTCAGTAGTTGAGGGTACTCTTAGTAGAAGATTAAGCATGAGACCAACAAAAGAAGAACTACAGCAACGAAACATTCTAAGAAGTGAGACCCCACATTGAGATGTTGTAGACATTATTAATATTGTTCTTTGTAATAGATGACAATATTAGTGAACAAGAGGCTAGAGATGAATTTGAAAGGAAAAAAGGAATCTTGACACGGAAGGTATCATAATTTGTAACTAATCTGTTATGATATAATTTGGGTGATGTGTGTAGTTAAGCAGACGACCTACAGTCAAAGAATTGAGAGAGAAAAGAATTCTAATGTGAGTTTAATTTGCAATAGAATTACTTAAATACTCAAATTAGCTTTgtattgatttgttgtcactcATTGCTTTTGTAGAAGATTCGCAGACTATGCAGAAGTGATAGATGCTCTGGAATACGACAGAAAGTAATCTTTTCCAGAGTTTTGCACAGTTTCATTATGTGTTTTCCTCTTATAGAGCTGACAAACCATGGACTAGACTAAAGCCTGAAGACAAGGTATAATATATGGATCGATGTATGGATGTGATTGTGTAATGCATTGTAATTAATATAGGCTGAAATAAGAAAGGAATTAAATGAATTTAAAAGATTCGAGATGGAGGTACATCCAGAGAGTGAATACATGACAAGGTTAGCTCATTGTGTTGCTTAAACTCGTTCTACTGCTGTCCCTTTAGATTCCACAAACCCTAATTAACATTACTATTACGACCTTGCCATTCAGACAAGCTACTAACAACTTTGCTCACCTTGTGTGTGTGGCTTGCCCATTATTTGTAGATAAACGTTTACCGTAATTATAAGTAGTTAAGATGTCTTGTATCAAATATATTTGTTATTTTACTAAATGCATAACTGTCACGTGATCCACTTCTAATACGCGGTGAACTGTTCTTTAATTCGAGACGAGAGACATGAACTTTGCTGGTAAGCCGTTGTGTTGTTTATATTATCCAAAGATATAACTTGAATTTGTGATAGGCGGCGGTTATCAGGTAAGCTAAAGGATATCGTGTTCTTGTGCGTGAGAATTTCGCGGGAAATTACGCGCGTCATATCTAGTCCTCTTATGGCGGTGGCGGCGGGATGGCGTCGTCTGGAGGTGGCTACTTACAGAACTATGGAATAACATCGCCCAATATACTATCTCCGGAGAAGAAGGTGTAAGCAGGTGGAAATTAAGCAATGACATTATTAGTGTAATGAACAGGGCCGCAGTGCTGGCCAGAGCCAGTCAATATTACCAGTAACTTCAGCTATGATCCAGGCAGCTACACCATCAGCAGAAACATTTATGTTGGATGATATTGAGATTAAccaggtgtgtgtagtgtacgctGGAGCTATGTGGCTATATCATGTGATGCCAGGTGACCTTTGTTGGAGAGATAATGGAAGTGGTGGAGGCACAGACCAATGTCATATATAAGGTGAGCTGTGTGTGGTACTCTCACTTGGCCAGCCCACTGCCTTCTTTTGTGTGAAGTTTACATGAGACCACTGAGACTACAAAGTTATTATGAACAACATTCTTTAACTGCTTAGCTGTCATTGCCTGCCAGCGTGTGTAATGACTAGGGCTACTCACTacagtcaagagttcataatatcaaacagtacagtagtagtgTTTAGTAGGGTCCCCCCTAAAGTGATGCATGCTGATAAAAATGCTGCATCTAAAGCCATCGTAGAAATACCATAGGCCTGCCATAcaggatgaaaatcacctttccGGAATAGTCTTACTCTGTTCAAcctcaaatacagcattaaaacaagaaaacacgtacaggcagctggatatactattacaaaaaaaattgtattttcATCAGCCTGCCAGGCTTCActtgaccacagtcgcaaggaaCTAGAAGCACATGCCACCGTTTTATGCCACAGCAACAGACTCACtagtgggatgtaccttttggggttccgacaaaaGTCTGCCATCTGTACTTTTATCTTTAATTAGATGGTTGTCTTCCAGGGAACGTATTCAGATGCCATGAAACTATTTGAGGCACTTAACAGATTGTGTCCTTGGTAGTATTGGGTAGCAGCTAAACTGGGCTTATAAAACATTGCCACGCCCCCTTAAATGATCAAAACATGCTACCATACCTCTAATAATTGGTATTGAGACCATGCCCCTCAACAATCTACTTCTGTAGACAGCAAAGTATTGTACCACGCTCCCTAACTTTATACTGCATAGTACTgtagcaagatcaagatactctaatacagcagtcacaaccaTGCATGTTTTTTATAGCTGTGCTCTAACAATACAGTTAATAAACTAgtgtaataaaaaaaattaattttagggttccagtgataaataaagtagtaaaacaagagctATGATGAAAAttcctacttggcattgtagcagtgtgggaaatccctactttggcattgaaaagaTGGTGAGAACATGCCAATTTGGGGATTTCCTCACATTGCCAAGTAGAATTTTTCACTCATGGCAGttcatcatctcttgtttcactattttattgctggaaccctacttcaatTATTGTATTTTTAGGGGGAGTATCCAACGCTTGTATTGCCCATTCAAACACTGCATTATAGTATAGCATCATTTTAGTATAATTTTTAGTAAACTTTAGCATGAGGCTTTGCTGCAGTGATAGTCATTGGTGAAACTTGTTGTAGCAGGAAGCCAGGCACCATCACAAAAGGTGGAAGAATCAAAGGGGGCTATTTCTCTTAACTTATCAACAAACACTACCAGTGACCCAGCTGGTGAAGAACACAGTAATGACACTAATCCTGAGAGTAATTCAGGGCCAGCCACTcatactgaggatttccaaatctttgcaacatCAAAGTGTAATGTGTTCATGTGCACGCCTATCACGTGAAATTTAACACGCCATGAGACCAGTGAAACACTGACCTCGACACTGACACACGAGTATAAAATCTATTAACAAACGACTCGATTGAATCATAACCGTTGGTCCAGTCTACATGATCTAAACCGTCGAATGGGTAAAAGGCAGGAAGTGACGTGGTGGATCATGTTTTTCCGCTTTGTGTTTCAGacgtgttgcaaagatttggaaatcctcagtatgTGGTGGGAAGCCTCCATCCAGAAGGCAATCTTTATCACATGAAATGGGCTGATTGTCTCCACTTTTAAATTCTTGTCTCTACCTCTACTGCCATTGACTTATAATAGGCACTATAAATGAGCAAATAGGGCAATACCAAACACTTGAAATGATTGAGGTCTTCTCTCTTCACACGTTATGTTATTCTTCATCAACAATAAGCTGAGAGAATAGTATCATCTTCCATTATCCTCTGCTTAGGTAAGTATAAACAGTGGAGCTGAGGACCCAGGAACAGGGGATCCTGAAATTTTATATACTTCACACTGTGTAtacattctatacttgtactgcAAGTCAAAGCACTTAGTGTTGCATGGCTAATCTATTTCTCCATCATGTTGTCTTACACAATGTTTAGAGTGCCTCTGAAAAAGGGTCTGCAGCTGACTACATTGAGCtaatgattttattttacacaaaaaaaaagttaacaaacaagtacacaaaaaaattttttttggaattttcaactaaagtaggatccataacacatcgataaaaagtactggattcctactctagttgaaaattccaaaaaaaagaGTGTACTTGTTGCATCATACAACTGTACAAGCCTACAGCTGTACAAGGTACTGTGACCTTGACAGTGACGGAAAAAGTGACAAGCGATGACTATTGCGTGATATTATGTTTTGAAGGAACAAGAGAGCatccccaaaaaaaaaattattttgaacTCTTGCTACACTTAAAATGAAATTTGTACCTGACAGCTGAAATGAGTTTCAACAAGCAGATATTTTCACCCCATCCCTGACTAGACATAGGCTAAcaacaatttttatgtgccAAGATTTGTCATGCAAATATCAATCTTCAGTCATGCTCATAACTTTAAAGCTTACTTTAGACACCATGTCAAGTAGTGTATTCAAGAATGAACAACCAGCTGCAGCTTCATGTGTGATTGTAACGTGTCTTGATCTTGTGGTGTGCTACTGCAGGTTGATGATCGTACAGGACCATGGATTACTGTACAGAAGTGGTTAGAGGAGCAGGTAATGGAATATCGTATGTTGACAGGCGCTGCCATAATGTAAACCAATAGGAAAATGAAGCAGAGATTGAAAGAAGGGCTGAGTGCAGGTGGCTAAGTCTTACATAGACCAGTGCATAACTAGTTGTGTATTAGGGAAGGAATATATGTTAGAGTTGCTGGTCACTTGCGTTCCTTTAAGCAGCAAAAAAGTGTCGTAGTATTCAGCATACGTCCCATCGTTCATTTCAATGAAGTAACCAGTCATTTAATGGAGACCCTGCAGAGTTACTTGTGCCTAAAGAAGGGACCCATTGTGGTAAGTATTTAAGTTATAATTTCACCATTGTAATTTTTGTGTTCATTGTAGCCAGCAGCATTTGCAGCTGGTCAGACGTCAAATAGCTGGAGTGCACCAGGTACCTCATCATCCTCAATGGCAACACCATCGTACATGGGTGCAAGGATGGAATCTGGATTAAGTGGTGTTCAACAGAAGGTGatgtatgtgtattgtgtacACACTACACTCATCACACTCCCACAGGTATTAAACTGCATATCAGGTTCTATGGTGGCCCAAGGCATGCATATACAAGATGTTATCCAAACTGTTAGCCGACAAGGCTGCTCAGAGGCACAGATTaggttagttgttattgtgacaTGTGCACAATTGATACAATGTACATCAGGGAAGCAGTGGAATTCTTGTGCAATGAGGGACATGTATACTCAACAATTGACTACGATCATTACAAGTCTACAGACACATGAGATAATATGGTGGTGTATTAGGTGGTACAAAAAAGTAACTGTTATTGTGTTGCGGTTAGATTTAGTTTTTTTGGTCGTGGGGGTGTTTCAAGGGCAGAAATACTGTTGACTGTTTGTAGTGTCGGGGGTTCATTTTCTGTTATACAGTTCAACTCTGGTGAAAATGACGGAGACTTGATATCACCTTGTAGCACAATTGCTTTGTGGGTGTCATGACGCTTGAAATATTCCTTAGGTAAACTGCCTCTCATGCCAACCTCCAGGTCTGGCTCTAACTGGAACTGTTCTGATGTTGGTCTGCCTGGCATTGAATCAATTTGATCCATGTTGGTATCTGTGCTCCTTCTCATTACATTGCTCATTGAGGTTGAGCTGCCAAGTGGGGCATCTTCACCAGTATTCTTCATAGACTTGCGGACTAGAACAATAAAGATTTAAATGGTTAATAAAGACACCACCAACTCACATTGATCTCGTAATCCTTTGCCGTAGTTcttgtataccacaagtaaggTTAGAAATGTTAATATGCAAAGCGTAAGATTGATGGCAGCTATAAAGTTAGTTTACAACATCGATTCATGACACTGAAACAAGCAACTCACCCAACATGATTAGGTGTTCAAAAGTCTGCTCCCTGTCTGAAAAGGGCAAGGAGGTGCGAAGCTCACACAGTGGACAACTTTTAGTAGCAAACCTGGTGTGTACAGTCAGGTATAGTAGTAGTATTAAGTAGAGTGCACACAAGCATACCTGACAATTTTGAAGATTAAGTAAGCTGCTTGGAGTATCAGGACAAACCCAAGTACCCAAGTAACGTATGTATATTCATTTCTGATCTGAGGGGTACACATGAATTTttaatacaatacacacatggtTTATACCAATGGCCACAATTTGTTTAGTTAGGTGCACATGGCTGTATTAGGGGAAATATAAAAAGTTGGTACCAACTGACCATGGTATACCCTCACTTATAAGCCACTTGCAGCCAGTAACTCTCAGAGGTAATATACAGCTCTAAGTAACATGACTCACAAAGTACTTGCTGAGTGGTACTAGGAAGACAATAGCTACTATCAATATAATACTGAGGTAGAACTCGTAATTGCAATAGTCCAGTAGTAGAATACACTGGCCGAGCAGGAAGATGACCTGAGGAGGATATGGTGATCACAGTGAACCATTACAGCATTTTCTTACCATGAACAGACCATCAAGTTTTGCTAAACTCATCAGTGACTCATACCAGCGATAATAAACTAGACAAAACACATGACACAGCTAAATGTACTaaatcatgtacagtagcagtAAATATTGAAAAAGCTTGATACCAAACTTGAGAGTGACAAACACCTATTACCATTATACAAGACATCTTTGTCAACCCTATGTTAGGAACAATATTGTTTAACCATAAGCTTTCTTAAATTTGTCAAGCTcacaaaaaccaaaaaaaaaactttgtaAACACAAGTCTTTACATACTGTACTTAGGCCACTAGCACTGGTTGCTAGTGGACCCTCAGCATGGACTGATTTTTCTTGTTGCAATTGTACTACTTTTTAAATTGTATTGTACCCATGCTGTAAAGCCTAATAAATAAATGCACCTGTGTTATCCAGCCACACACGTCACCAATATAATTCCTCTATTAAATAACTGAAGCTATTTgtcagcaacaacaacaacatgctCTGCAGAAAAGTGTCAAAAGTACAGTGATTAGCAAGTTGGTTGTCAGTCGTACAAAAATTCTGCATGGGACTTGCATGAAAACTAGCCAATAATAGGTGGCcacactttttaaaaattcttacGAAATATTTGATTGGCTGTTCTTCACATGATATCTACCAACAAAAGGAATTGTAACAGACAACTGTCTTGTAAAATGCTGCATTAAAACTTGTTcggatactgtacatgtgtcatGTTAGCAGGGGGCTGTGATATTAACAGATTGCAAACTTTGGCCCTTGATGGTCACAAAACTTTTCTGGTGTGTGTGGGCCCACTCACAAGAAAAGAAAGCATGGTTTGATTACTGGTCTCATCCCAGATAAGAATACTATCTAGAACTGTAACTTACCATACAGAGGAAAACTTTGGTGTAGGGAAAATTTGCGTATCAACCAAAATATCACAGTAGGCGAAATAAAATTGTCAGCAAAGCGCATGCCCTTGTTTAACAACTACCAATCGCTATACCTGGTGTAGAACCATGTTTCACTTTGGCATCTAATCGAGCATCTAATATAAAACTATGCAGCAATCAAATACAAGGTCAGACTTTAGtccaccctctggaatagtggaTATGCCACGTCATGTCTGTACTCCAAGGTTCAAGGATACCACGCTTTCCTCATAAACAAAATATTCAGATGGGAAAAACTTGGCTTATTCGCTGAATTTTGCCACCATCAAAAGTTTCCCTCCACACAGCAGTAATCAAATAGTAACAGCAAGCAAATATCTAGTGGACTGCAACACTATCATAAACCAAATACTAGTAGAATCCAGAGGAGGTACAGTAGGACATGCATTACACACTTCTTGACTTAACTGATTATTACTATCATGTGAGTCTCCAGCCAACAATGAGGTTCAGTAGGGCTTAGTAATAGCACTTCACATAAACATCAAGGTTGTTTTATAATAGCCCCGAATTTCTTGGCAAAACAAGGAAAGATCACTGTTTTGCACACTTAAATCTTTCAAAACAAAATACATTTTATTGAAGCATACATGGAACACTATCTAAAAATCTGCTAGCCCCAGTGAACTTCAATGTTTGCTGGTTTAGCATTATGACCATTGAGACTCATGTGAAATTCCATCAACTAATTATGCAATTAAAGTAAGTAATATTTCCTCCACTGAAAAGAATCAATGATGAGTCAAATTAACACTACTTCTGAAGGCTTTCAAATACCATGGCTATTGGATGAATTATTAGCCTCATTGATGACTGTGCAAAATCATGTGGCTTGAAATTTTTATGGCAATGCTTAAAAAATTTGGTAAAGACACATTCTCAAGTACTGTTTCATGACTTGGTTGTCTATAAGCTACAGCTATCACAAGCTAGCTACACTCTTGACACAATGTC from the Dysidea avara chromosome 13, odDysAvar1.4, whole genome shotgun sequence genome contains:
- the LOC136243670 gene encoding phosphatase and actin regulator 1-like isoform X2; its protein translation is MAAASDGRVEEVRGIRQRSASDSQILIQANGRPNQYQQQQSVDDMASTRKRLTFFQRLLRPWKWRRKKKSKKFVETSQNLERQLSIRSRREDLIKRGVLQPSANDDVFPRSSDAIQNTNNVVHNNLHDIPPANRGRSATTGGLVNSPPTASTTVENSGSPRLYNNFSNPQPSPRTVQSPKLKSPPIVPEKPPNSPAKLKRISGNNTNSPDSPKVMPHSPSTSSGGASRGVQFGAVETIPDEVRSFPSEPPAVPKKPARNSLSPVTTGGGGTPTATKNVTTSTSDPAYYVFSPDDDESSSEGDYDEDEPNSADGGLAAKVIRRDSVAILAERRRKEQIATLSKETRSVVEGTLSRRLSMRPTKEELQQRNILRNDNISEQEARDEFERKKGILTRKLSRRPTVKELREKRILIRFADYAEVIDALEYDRKADKPWTRLKPEDKAEIRKELNEFKRFEMEVHPESEYMTRFHKP
- the LOC136243670 gene encoding phosphatase and actin regulator 1-like isoform X1, with amino-acid sequence MAAASDGRVEEVRGIRQRSASDSQILIQANGRPNQYQQQQSVDDMASTRKRLTFFQRLLRPWKWRRKKKSKKFVETSQNLERQLSIRSRREDLIKRGVLQPSANDDVFPRSSDAIQNTNNVVHNNLHDIPPANRGRSATTGGLVNSPPTASTTVENSGSPRLYNNFSNPQPSPRTVQSPKLKSPPIVPEKPPNSPAKLKRISGNNTNSPDSPKVMPHSPSTSSGGASRGVQFGAVETIPDEVRSFPSEPPAVPKKPARNSLSPVTTGGGGTPTATKNVTTSTSDPAYYVFSPDDDESSSEGDYDEDEPNSAAIDGGLAAKVIRRDSVAILAERRRKEQIATLSKETRSVVEGTLSRRLSMRPTKEELQQRNILRNDNISEQEARDEFERKKGILTRKLSRRPTVKELREKRILIRFADYAEVIDALEYDRKADKPWTRLKPEDKAEIRKELNEFKRFEMEVHPESEYMTRFHKP
- the LOC136243673 gene encoding replication protein A 32 kDa subunit-like → MNFAGGGYQSSYGGGGGMASSGGGYLQNYGITSPNILSPEKKGRSAGQSQSILPVTSAMIQAATPSAETFMLDDIEINQVTFVGEIMEVVEAQTNVIYKVDDRTGPWITVQKWLEEQENEAEIERRAECREGIYVRVAGHLRSFKQQKSVVVFSIRPIVHFNEVTSHLMETLQSYLCLKKGPIVPAAFAAGQTSNSWSAPGTSSSSMATPSYMGARMESGLSGVQQKVLNCISGSMVAQGMHIQDVIQTVSRQGCSEAQIREAVEFLCNEGHVYSTIDYDHYKSTDT
- the LOC136243669 gene encoding uncharacterized protein gives rise to the protein MASITGENGYPSSNYQPAAKRHQFGLPRNKGRANKLQGNKRKTKYYIKESFSRHSLVFLGAALLQAVLITGLIIPSLIVGEFNSDLIIDNNGTVYDDLSCSDRRELRDNLSRGYIPEVDEDKEPDGLGEDKVIYVILFFCVVLYNFGLLCYALKVQSILEVCAFVLLNVLVTIYAIVQVYQFRETSDTSSNATSNDEGLTDVGYFALAMAVVLLVMTILFMILFKNTYYEFGWKMYKKIRRSEWRFYYRWYESLMSLAKLDGLFMVIFLLGQCILLLDYCNYEFYLSIILIVAIVFLVPLSKYFIRNEYTYVTWVLGFVLILQAAYLIFKIVRFATKSCPLCELRTSLPFSDREQTFEHLIMLAAINLTLCILTFLTLLVVYKNYGKGLRDQFRKSMKNTGEDAPLGSSTSMSNVMRRSTDTNMDQIDSMPGRPTSEQFQLEPDLEVGMRGSLPKEYFKRHDTHKAIVLQGDIKSPSFSPELNCITENEPPTLQTVNSISALETPPRPKKLNLTATQ